From one Tsukamurella tyrosinosolvens genomic stretch:
- a CDS encoding ABC transporter substrate-binding protein, producing the protein MTSPSPRSPMRRPLSRRSLLLGAGGLGAAAALSACGADGTSAQTGDDGPKRVVALSTGHLDHCLALGTVPVGLAVVAPEASNSTGIPQFIRDAFGAKYDLDAIQIVGERMTPDPEKIAALKPDLILSNKRADKSLNEQLAKMAPTVLTAGGSEAFKTDLTTVAEALKRKQSGEKLLADYAGRARAWAQSRGDAATVSLVRARGDQYLYFGTLALASIVGTDAGLTRPAAQRFSDVASRALSPEEVGMLDADWLFYSFPKASRDMTEAALWKKLPVVERGRAFEVDVDPWFLNASTVAAERVLADMQKFMAGRP; encoded by the coding sequence ATGACCTCCCCGAGTCCTCGCTCCCCGATGCGCCGCCCCCTCAGCCGACGATCGCTGCTCCTCGGCGCGGGCGGCCTGGGCGCCGCGGCCGCGCTGTCCGCGTGCGGCGCCGACGGCACGTCCGCGCAGACGGGCGACGACGGCCCGAAGCGGGTGGTCGCGCTCTCCACCGGACACCTGGATCACTGCCTCGCGCTGGGAACGGTGCCGGTCGGCCTCGCGGTGGTCGCCCCGGAGGCGAGCAACAGCACCGGGATCCCCCAGTTCATCCGCGACGCCTTCGGCGCGAAGTACGACCTCGACGCGATCCAGATCGTCGGCGAGCGGATGACGCCGGACCCGGAGAAGATCGCCGCACTCAAGCCCGACCTGATCCTGTCGAACAAGCGGGCCGACAAGTCCCTCAACGAGCAGCTGGCGAAGATGGCCCCCACCGTGCTCACCGCGGGCGGCTCGGAGGCGTTCAAGACCGACCTGACGACCGTCGCCGAGGCGCTGAAGCGAAAGCAGTCCGGCGAGAAGCTGCTCGCCGACTACGCGGGCCGCGCCCGCGCGTGGGCGCAGTCGCGCGGCGACGCCGCGACCGTCTCGCTGGTCCGGGCGCGCGGCGATCAGTACCTGTACTTCGGGACGCTGGCCCTGGCGAGCATCGTCGGCACGGATGCCGGCCTGACCCGCCCTGCGGCCCAGCGCTTCTCCGACGTCGCGAGCCGCGCGCTGTCGCCGGAGGAGGTGGGGATGCTCGACGCCGACTGGCTGTTCTACTCGTTCCCGAAGGCCTCGCGCGACATGACGGAGGCGGCGCTGTGGAAGAAGTTGCCGGTCGTCGAGCGCGGACGCGCCTTCGAGGTCGACGTCGACCCCTGGTTCCTCAACGCCTCCACCGTCGCCGCGGAGCGCGTCCTCGCCGACATGCAGAAGTTCATGGCCGGCAGGCCCTAG